The following proteins come from a genomic window of Lolium rigidum isolate FL_2022 chromosome 5, APGP_CSIRO_Lrig_0.1, whole genome shotgun sequence:
- the LOC124657658 gene encoding desmethyl-deoxy-podophyllotoxin synthase-like gives MEVETSLWYLLALIPLLYATIRFLRARRRGSASASHGRPRLPPGPWHLPVIGSLHHLIGALPHRALRDLSRRHGPLMLLRLGEVPLMVASSAEAAREVMKTQDQVLCTRPLTSCAEVLNQRGHGITFAPHGDRWRQLRKACVHALLNAKCVRSFRRIREEATARFIRSIASSSFESQEAMNLSRMIAEYGADTTVHSVMGARFKEQDALLHYVDEAVRVVGCLTVSDLFPSWRLLRVLSGTLRRAAAFRDSSLAFMERFIVEHLERRASLHLPMPEEDDVIQVLLSIQRQGNLQFPISMDNVKAVLFDILGGGSEAPATMLQWVMAELMQNPSVMSRAQAEVRHAFMGKREVTEEGLGELSYLQCVIKETLRLHSIGPLLLPRECQEPCTILGYDVPRGTVVIVNNWAISRDPKYWDQPETFIPDRFMGSATNYKGTNFEFTPFGAGRRICPGMLFGLANVELGLASLLFYFDWELPDGFLPGALDMTEAMGITARRKEDLFLHATLRVPLPC, from the exons ATGGAGGTCGAGACATCCTTGTGGTATTTGTTAGCTCTTATTCCACTCTTGTACGCCACCATTCGTTTCTTGAGAGCTCGCCGGCGTGGCTCTGCCAGTGCCAGCCATGGTCGTCCGCGGCTACCTCCAGGCCCATGGCATCTTCCCGTCATCGGCAGCCTCCACCACCTCATTGGCGCCCTCCCGCACCGCGCCCTAAGGGATCTCTCCCGGCGCCATGGGCCTCTCATGCTCCTCCGGCTGGGCGAGGTCCCGCTCATGGTGGCATCCAGCGCGGAAGCCGCCAG GGAGGTGATGAAGACGCAGGACCAGGTGCTGTGCACGCGGCCGCTCACCTCCTGCGCCGAGGTCCTCAACCAGCGCGGCCACGGGATCACGTTCGCGCCGCACGGCGACCGGTGGCGGCAGCTCCGTAAGGCCTGCGTCCACGCGCTGCTCAACGCCAAGTGCGTCCGCTCCTTCCGACGCATCCGCGAGGAGGCGACGGCCCGGTTCATCCGTTCCATCGCATCGTCGTCGTTCGAGTCGCAGGAGGCCATGAATCTGAGCAGGATGATCGCCGAGTACGGGGCGGACACGACGGTGCACTCCGTCATGGGCGCCCGGTTCAAGGAGCAGGACGCACTGCTCCACTACGTGGACGAGGCGGTACGGGTCGTCGGATGTCTCACCGTGTCCGACCTGTTCCCCTCCTGGCGGCTGCTGCGGGTCCTGAGCGGCACGCTGCGCcgggcggcggccttccgggacTCCTCGCTGGCGTTCATGGAGCGCTTCATAGTCGAGCATCTCGAGAGGAGAGCGTCGTTGCACCTGCCGATgccggaggaagacgatgtgatCCAGGTGCTCCTCAGTATCCAACGACAAGGcaacctccaattccccatctccATGGACAACGTCAAAGCAGTGTTATTT GATATTCTTGGGGGAGGGAGCGAAGCGCCCGCAACGATGCTACAATGGGTCATGGCGGAGCTGATGCAAAACCCTAGCGTCATGTCAAGGGCGCAAGCCGAGGTCCGCCATGCCTTCATGGGGAAGAGGGAGGTGACCGAGGAGGGCCTAGGCGAGCTGAGCTACTTGCAATGTGTCATCAAGGAGACCTTGCGGCTGCACTCAATTGGGCCGCTACTGCTGCCGAGGGAGTGCCAGGAACCATGTACCATACTCGGCTACGACGTGCCCAGAGGCACCGTTGTTATCGTCAACAACTGGGCTATCTCCAGAGACCCGAAGTACTGGGATCAACCGGAGACCTTCATCCCGGACAGGTTCATGGGTAGCGCCACGAACTACAAAGGCACCAACTTTGAGTTCACGCCCTTCGGTGCAGGACGCCGGATTTGCCCTGGGATGCTGTTCGGACTCGCCAACGTTGAGCTGGGTCTCGCGAGCCTTCTGTTTTATTTCGATTGGGAGCTCCCAGATGGCTTCCTTCCGGGCGCTCTCGACATGACAGAGGCCATGGGAATCACTGCTAGGAGGAAGGAGGATCTGTTCCTGCATGCCACTCTCCGCGTCCCGCTGCCATGTTGA